The genomic window CGATCCTCGGCTTCTTGCCGCTgccttcggcggcggcggcggacttcTTCCCGCGGAGCGGTGGAACCCTGGCCGAGCAACGCGGGCACCTGGGGTCCAACTCGGCGATGAGCACGTAGGTGAGGCAGGACGGGCAAGCGGCTGCGCGCATCTCGGGGGTCGTGTCGTGCTGCGGCGACCGGTTGCGCTTTCCGGCGGAGGAGCAGGACGACGTGGTCGATGTGGACGACGTTGCCGGCGATGCGGTGGTCCTCCCAGCGGCCGCGCGCTCGAGGGCGGAGCGGACCATGTCGAGGGTGCAGACCGCGGTTGAGTTGGTggtgggcgccgccgccgcggctgccGCCGGTGGAGGAAGGTTGAGGTCATGGTGCCCACCTTGCACGTTCGGGTGGCGAGGAGTCAGGAACGTCTTGCCGGACTGCGAGAAAAATCAGCAAAGGCTGGGTTGAGTATACTTCGCAAAAGAAATTCGTCTTGGAAACTGATCGGTGCTTATTTCACCAGGATTAACTAAACAGAATCTCATGAGCGATCGATCAATACAAAAACAAGATGAAAACTTGATCTGCGTAAGGGAAAATAACCTCATATTTCTATTTCTTGCAGGCGACGATAAAACGATTGAAAATAAGAACAAATATCTAAGATATCAAATCCTCGGGTAAAACTCAATCACATGAACAGCCATTGACATATGAACCATAAGGGGAGAGAATCAACTCACCAGGAGGTCAAGCCGTCGCTCCCAGCCGGCAGGCACCGTGACCTCGAGGTCCACGACCTCGTCCTCcgcggccgcgccgccgccgcagccgccgagAAGATCCATCGTCACGATCTCCGGCCCGCCCTTCTTCCCCGCCTCCCCGCGGAGCAGCCTCGCGACAGAGCTCACGTCCGCGGCCATCATCCCCAGAGCTGGCCTCCTGTGGGCTCCCGCCTTCCGGAATTCCTTTCTCGATCGGCGGTCGTTGGCAATGGCACCTCCTCTCTGGTTTGCGCGTGCGCTCTGGCGGACTGCGGGCGGAATGAAGCGGCGGTGGGGGTTGGCGCGCCTATATATACCGCCGGGCCGCCGCCCTGGCAGACACGTGGGCCCCGCAGGCCAGGGACAGGCAGGTCAATGAATATACTCCCCAAGGAGTGCGCTATTAATTGGCATTGTTGGGAAAATGGTTGGCAATTTTATTCATTAATTGGCAATTAATTGGGCATACTAGTAGCATGGATTTGAATTGATTCAAACACGGGTTCAACTCCTTAAATTCATGTATTCCACATTTCATTCAACCCTTTGAGCTACTTCCTCCATCTTAGAACATATATAAGGCATTTTTAAGTGTCTACTATAAGTTAAATTATCTTAAATTTAACCAAGTTTATAGAGAAAGGGTATTGACATCTACCATACTAGAATAGATAGGCCATGAAAAATAACTTTACACATACTTATAATCAAAAGAAACAACACAAAAGCTTATTTTTCACCCATAGAGAATGCTTAACTTGAATTCCATTCATTTTTCACATACTATATATAAGTGCCATGGTTTTGCACAAATGGTCACTTTATCTCACCAACACATAGACCTTTCTCCATAACACCTAGTACTGACAATGATTTTGTAGCCCCTTTGATCCAAGCTAAACTATGTTATCATTTTTCTTAGCAGAACCAAAATATAAAACCACATTAATAACAATTACTATagccaaaagaaagaatagaacttatTATTTCCAAAGAGAGATGATGCTCAACTTGAATGCCATTGATTTTCACATTCATTTGTGAAACTATTTAATTATAGTTTGTCTGTAAGGATGCATGGCATATGTGATATCAATAATTAAAAGAAAGGATTTGGctgtaaataaaaaaataaaggtTAGCGTCTACTAAATTAAAGAACATATTATCATTCTGATCAAATTGCCAGATATTCAACATTAATTTTAGCACCGGCAACGAAGGAGTGCACTATTTTATTGGTGTAGTTGGGAGATGGTTGGTTTCATCATTTTGCAATTAATTGAGTATACTAGCATGCAATTGAATTTATTCAAACATGGTTTTTAGTTTATTCTTAAAATCACACGTGACACATTGGCAAGTCACGTTTCATTGGTCCTTTTAGGTTTCCCTAGCTTAACTATCACATACTTTTTCTCTTAGAAAATCATATTTGACATATGCACCATTTTTCATCTCATAACAGCACCCACTTTGTCTCATCAAAACATAAACTATTTTCCATATCATCTAGTACTGGCGATGATTTTGTGGCCCCTTTGATCTAAGTTAAACTATGTCTCATTTTTTGAGAAACCAAAATATAAAACCACATCAATAACAATTATTATAGCCAGAAGAAACAACATAAAAGCTTAATATTTTTCAAAATAGAGAGAATGCTCAACTTGAATGCCATTCACTATTGCATTCATTTGTGAATTTTTGAATTACAATTTGTCTGTAAGAATTCTAGTAGTATTAAAAAAGAAAGGATTTAGCTGTAaataaaacaaaaagcttaacgTTTACGACATGGTGCGATGAAACAATATATTATCATTTTAATCAAGTTGCCAGATATTCTACGTTAATTTTAGCACCGGCAAGATATGCAGATATATAGATGTGAAGGGGTGCACTATTTATTGTTGTAGTTGGGAAATGGTTGATTTCATCAATTTCCAATTAATCGAGTACACTAGCATGTATTTGAATTTATTCAAACATGGTTTTCAGCTTACTTATAAAGTCACACATGGCATATTGGTAAGTCTCATTTCATTGATCCTTTTGAATTTCCCTTGCTTAACCATCACATACATTTGTTTCTTAGAAATCATATTTGACATATGCAATATTCTTCATCTCATAACATGATAACAACGAACACTTCTCACAAAAAAAGACCATTTCCAATATCATCTAGTACTAGTTATTATTTCACAAAAAATAGACCATTTTCCATATCATCTAGTACTAGCGATGATTTCGCGCCTCTTCAATCTAAGATAAACTATGTTCTAATTGTTTTGGTGAAACCAAAATATAAAACCATATCAATAACAATTACTATAGAAGAAACAACAGTAAAAGCTTAATATTTTTCAAAGAGAGAGAACACTCAACTTGAATGCCATTCATTATCATATTCATTTGTGAAATTTTGAATTACAGCTTGTATTTAAGAATGGCATGACAGATGTTCTAGTGGTAATTAAAAAGAAAAGATTTGTCTATAAGTAAAACAAAAAAGAAGCTTAACGTTTACCACACATggtgacactagtagagaacagacattTCATTCgagtcaaaatgggctctagtcccgacattttttgcgcccgagactagagagacctttagtcccggttggtgtctccaaccgggactaaaggtccctgcccaacggctactgcgctcggcacagtggcaggggacctttagtcccggttggagacaccaaccgggactaaaggtggacctttacttccggttggagtcaccaaccgggactaaaagtcctccaacctttagtcccggttggtaacaccaacccggactaaaggaccctttagtcccggttgataacaccaaccgggactaaaggtcccctgatgggttgcatgaggtcttgggttcgaatctcacgggacgcagcggtgggaggcattattttttttaaagctgtgAGGAcctttgtggcagaaccacccggaatAACGTACTTACggagcgctcgtcttccaccagacactaagcaccccgaaagccactaccacgagcggtatccgtcgggcacaccccgagggagaacccgaaagatccacatttatcccaaggatccaataatgaaaacgagttacaacaccagtccatctcatacattagagtttcttcaaagtacattattacaataccaaatacagagtgcggaatgataaacagcggaatattaaaagataacatctagcgataagataacgaggattccgtctgagcccaccagatggatcctccacacaaggaactcctcaagcatcacctgcaataggggtaaataaaccctgagtacacaatgtactcgcaagacttatccgatcagtgggaatactttcccgactccaaggaatatgctaggctttatggttgctggttctcttttagcaaaaagcaatactaatagtgaatccttattgatacattattatcatcagccggattaagttttcatctagtcaatctatataagcacctgttctactttcaagcaagggttgagcaatcgatattgttccttctcctttttcacttccagttcttactacggtgctaaaccgcagacaagccgtaccggataacccggcgattcgcgaatcaatgtacccagctgggtgccccgaagacacacgccccgcttgtaccccaggcacaagcaggactaacccaccactctcctgtcctgggtgtccaggtccccgtccaaacttggactccaagcccccgcctctgaatcccggactcagtgcggcgcaaggacctccaccacctcctcttcccatcagtcggtccggaaagagccggatccgcgacaagagagcagcaagtcttccctgcgcccatacccaagtatgtgctcgggacaatagtctgtgacttgcctagagtcatattcaacgaccggtccttaatcgacacagacagggaaaaagtgtaactgggctatgccctgttggccgcaggacacaacccctcacacccaccagtaccaaatccacatccctgtccggtcaccattttcctttccattatttcatcatgatatcatagtttaatcacctatttgcgagtaacgacaggttactcacgctaccgacatcctgagcatagcagctactcgacctgtactagtaggactcatggtggatatatttatgcatgtagcttccataaaatgcctgtaacgtaaatgcatatcatatagatatattcagtgatcatttaaaaatagggttatgcaccggggcttgccttgggcagttgccgagtcagcaaagtcagtaccaacaggctcctggtctccttcctgcgtgaaaagctcctcctcatactcctcgatcacctcgtcgtactccggatcGCCGACgagtacgaagtctacctgttcgtgatctacatgaaatgacgaggcaatgattacactatggcaacagaaattctcaatgcaaaagtacctctattacattactaagcGAGGTCTTCCTACTAAAGTCTAAGTTATACaccagtactactaacaagtatgaccGTGTCCTATATTCTTACAatgactacggatattcatactcctaatgtcagtttatgataaagcaaggataacaaCTACGTCCTCTAACGACTCGTTCTATGATTATCATCAGTACAGCAAGTATATACatgcctaaggaacctacggtAACGATTTCAAAACTAAAGTAATCGTCGGTTTGTCCCAACAAATCTTGCAATTAAggatcgatataccgctaagcttctacttcaagcttatgagcctaccatcctgaCCACTAACGGTGAAccaactgtactaacaggtaggcGACATTtatgcgaacctaacaaactttgtttcgctatttttggacaatcatgcgatttactactaattattgaAGTTCAGTTCATAACCTAAATAGATAAACAATTCCTAATACCATGAAATGGAGAAAATGAAACCTCCCTGACCGGCCCACGACACGCGGCCCGACCCAACTCGCCATCCCGCCCGCGCGTGACAGCAGCCaggcgcgcggcccacgcggaggcgcggcccagATGGCCAACGGCCCGCGAAGGGAAAAGCCTGCGCGCGCGGTAAAACTTGCACGAACACCCCCGACGAACTCGGCATTTACTACGGGCTCTACGGTACTGTTTCTCTACTCTACCATTTTACACCAGCACCctcccacctcctcttcttcaccgcgaggaggtccctggcccccccagggcgcgcaccggcgcgacggcACGGCACCGGGCGACCACGCCGGCCTCACCTGAACCCCTACAGCCTACCTAAGGGGTTGATAGGTACCTGGATAGCACGTAGAAGCTACTGGAGGCGACGCGACGAGCAGAGATGCAGGCACAACCTCCCTCCCCGGCGGTGACTCCTGACCTGCAAGAGCGAGCGCGTTCCCGTGAGCACCATCGAAAGCGAGGCCAGCGCATGAGCTAGCGAGCCCTAGGGAGCACTCACCGACACCCCTGCGTTGACGGTTAGGTTGGAGGCGGTCTGAGCAAAGCTGGCCACGTGAGCTCGCGGCGGTGCGGTGATGACCGACGGGGGCACTACCGTGGCGGTGGGGCTGGCCTGCTGCTATGCTAGGACTGAGGTGCGCGGGGTGCTCAGGAGGACATGGCGAGTctgtgggtgcactgaatcgcCACGAGGCGCACTGCGGGACTGGCTCGCCGCTAGAGGGCGTCGGCACGGCCTTATGGACCCGGTGGCGCGGTAGTCCAAAATTGAAGCGCAGTGAGTCGAGAATGGCAGCGCAGTGGGGTAGGCTAGATGACCGGCTGTCTAACGGAGCTGCAAGCAACGTCAATTTGAAAATGGTGCACCCACTACGGCGAATTGGAAGAAAAAGTCGCGACGGCTAGGAGACAACGGATACAGAGGAGGTCCTGTCGCGGTATGGCTCACCAGCAACGTCAACGCTCGGTACTGACTTGCCTGGCCATGGGGAACTCCAGGGCGTGCTCCTGACAGCCGTTCGCACGGCCGCAGCAGCAACGACGAGCCATGGCATGGCATGTCTGCGGACAGCGCCAGAAAAAGACACGGCGGACGCGACACCGAGGCGACAGCGCAGCGGCAGGTTTCTAAACGCGCAGGCGGCCAAGGGGTCAACTGGGGGTACCGAGCGCAGCCGCTAGCGACGCGGACGCGGGACCCCGACCGACCACGGCCACAGCGGGGGCAGGGCAAGGCAGGCAGAGCACGGCCGGCGGTCCGAGCGCGACACATCGGTtggcgaggcgagcagcagcgaggtAGAGCGCGCAGGCGGGCAGCAGCCAGGCAGAGGGTCAAGACGCGCGGGGC from Miscanthus floridulus cultivar M001 chromosome 11, ASM1932011v1, whole genome shotgun sequence includes these protein-coding regions:
- the LOC136493679 gene encoding uncharacterized protein, which translates into the protein MMAADVSSVARLLRGEAGKKGGPEIVTMDLLGGCGGGAAAEDEVVDLEVTVPAGWERRLDLLSGKTFLTPRHPNVQGGHHDLNLPPPAAAAAAAPTTNSTAVCTLDMVRSALERAAAGRTTASPATSSTSTTSSCSSAGKRNRSPQHDTTPEMRAAACPSCLTYVLIAELDPRCPRCSARVPPLRGKKSAAAAEGSGKKPRIDLNAAADQTE